The following coding sequences are from one Prochlorococcus sp. MIT 0604 window:
- a CDS encoding DEAD/DEAH box helicase, producing MALKKDSNSLGSEQEKSQNEDASMIELKNLENKKEIESQPLEVSKENDNENGFLDFGFNQSILNSLINKGYKNPTPIQKAAIPELMLGRDLLGQAQTGTGKTAAFALPLIEKLADNKELNAKVLVMTPTRELATQVAESFKSYSSESSNFKTVAIYGGTDYRNQIFALKRKVDVVVGTPGRIMDHIRQGTFKIKDINCLVLDEADEMLNMGFLEDIEWIIDQLPGNKQMVLFSATMPSEIRNIAKKYLNDPAEILIKSVKKETQLISQKFLYVQRHHKLDALKRILEINNEGVIIFVRTKLLTTSIAEALENSGHTVAVLNGDIPQNQRENTVDRLKKGFINILVATDVAARGLDVERIKLVVNYDFPFDKETYTHRIGRTGRAGRSGEAILFVNQREKHFLRNLENSTRTKIEEINIPSNKVINEKRMEKLIENVNESSLAKDENEENKALIIDVLDNLKEKYAMDESNIAMAAINLVIGNKSFFVNEDDSWIHKQNNNDRNRSNRNINNRMRNSNRRNNYQNDSFETYKFNFGKFDGVRVANIISSICNSTNINGRSIGKIQIFNEYSLVDLPRDLHRETKNKLKKIKVRN from the coding sequence ATGGCTTTAAAAAAAGATAGTAACTCTCTTGGTAGTGAGCAGGAAAAATCTCAGAATGAAGATGCTTCCATGATTGAGTTAAAGAACTTAGAGAATAAAAAAGAAATTGAATCTCAACCATTGGAAGTATCGAAAGAAAATGATAATGAGAATGGATTTCTCGATTTTGGTTTTAATCAATCGATCTTAAATTCGTTAATAAATAAAGGATATAAAAATCCAACTCCCATTCAAAAAGCTGCAATTCCAGAACTAATGTTAGGCAGAGATTTACTAGGCCAAGCACAAACAGGAACAGGAAAGACTGCAGCTTTCGCATTACCCTTAATAGAAAAACTTGCAGATAATAAAGAATTAAATGCCAAGGTTTTAGTTATGACTCCTACAAGAGAATTAGCAACTCAAGTGGCAGAATCTTTTAAAAGTTATAGTTCTGAATCTAGTAATTTTAAGACGGTTGCAATATATGGAGGTACCGACTATCGAAATCAAATTTTTGCATTGAAAAGAAAAGTTGACGTAGTAGTTGGGACCCCTGGCAGAATCATGGATCATATAAGGCAGGGAACTTTTAAAATTAAAGACATAAATTGTCTTGTTTTAGATGAGGCTGATGAAATGTTAAATATGGGTTTTCTTGAAGATATTGAATGGATAATAGATCAACTTCCGGGAAATAAGCAGATGGTATTGTTTTCAGCAACAATGCCTAGTGAGATAAGAAATATTGCGAAAAAATATCTAAATGATCCCGCCGAAATATTAATCAAAAGTGTCAAAAAAGAAACTCAATTAATTTCGCAAAAATTTCTATATGTACAAAGGCATCATAAGTTAGATGCTTTAAAAAGAATATTAGAAATTAATAACGAGGGGGTAATAATTTTTGTGAGGACAAAACTACTTACTACTTCAATAGCTGAAGCTTTAGAGAATTCAGGTCATACTGTGGCAGTCCTAAATGGAGATATACCTCAAAACCAAAGAGAAAATACTGTAGATAGATTAAAAAAAGGATTTATTAATATCCTTGTTGCAACTGATGTCGCAGCTAGAGGATTAGATGTTGAGAGGATAAAACTTGTTGTTAATTACGATTTTCCTTTTGACAAGGAAACATATACTCATAGAATTGGAAGAACTGGAAGAGCAGGTAGATCAGGAGAAGCAATTTTATTTGTTAATCAAAGAGAAAAACACTTTCTAAGAAACCTAGAAAACTCAACAAGAACTAAGATTGAAGAAATTAATATACCAAGTAATAAAGTAATAAATGAAAAAAGGATGGAGAAACTTATAGAGAATGTTAATGAAAGTTCTTTAGCTAAAGATGAAAATGAAGAAAATAAAGCTTTGATTATTGATGTACTAGATAATTTAAAAGAAAAATACGCTATGGATGAATCAAATATTGCAATGGCGGCGATTAATTTAGTAATAGGTAATAAATCATTTTTTGTTAATGAAGATGATTCTTGGATTCATAAACAAAATAATAATGATCGAAATAGATCAAATAGAAATATTAATAATCGTATGAGAAATTCGAATAGAAGAAATAATTATCAAAATGATTCTTTTGAAACCTACAAATTTAACTTTGGCAAATTTGATGGGGTTAGAGTTGCAAATATAATATCCTCAATCTGTAATTCAACTAATATAAATGGTAGATCCATTGGTAAGATACAGATTTTTAATGAGTACAGTTTGGTAGATTTACCCAGAGATCTGCATAGAGAAACTAAAAATAAATTAAAAAAAATTAAAGTCAGAAACTAG
- a CDS encoding ATP-dependent RecD-like DNA helicase, translating to MNKKKTDIEKFQYDHIFNLILGIFKFNDKKYGNFVKDTIKILLEFEKNGETIIDVDNSLIIFEILEDGWPNKHLDILKNIGLIGFLNSPFVLVDRKLSLAKWSRKIERVINSFLRKIDTDNLINSIIYKDCNKIDQIKNIFKYSNLVFLQGGPGTGKTTLIINLIIELIRVDSFLNIGLSAPTGKATARLKEALNYKKNITSSKFQDQIEFQTLHRWILNSQNKSLKLKFKLKELDIFIIDEMSMVNIDLIESVLSLLAKDCKIILVGDKNQLSPVNNCSIWNYLFAYCENSSIKSCVVNLEKTYRNTGDIALFSSLIFNNDYRLVNQKIKELEKYNKSKEVTILKSREKNLPKKLFFSITSHLNNLNLLTSNLSKKKYIFDEGIDNLLLNEKDLVDKIFLDLQSHLILCEKNSGIWSVEYLNEVIFGQKKPYDLKTLNEGVPIMCTKNNNELGLSNGDIGVLIGLKKERKYLFRKFNDNNEQIVTLIDPSNLENVVPAIAITIHKSQGSESEKVSILWSPKYRRNQFALKEKKDSENIFCRDNFEKRLFYTAVTRAKKFLEIYYLN from the coding sequence ATGAATAAAAAAAAGACTGATATTGAAAAGTTCCAATATGATCATATATTTAATTTAATTTTAGGTATTTTCAAATTTAATGATAAAAAATACGGTAATTTCGTAAAAGATACAATAAAGATTTTATTAGAGTTTGAAAAAAACGGTGAAACTATTATTGATGTAGATAATAGTTTAATTATCTTTGAAATATTAGAAGATGGCTGGCCCAATAAACATCTAGATATTTTAAAAAATATAGGCTTGATAGGTTTCCTTAATTCTCCATTCGTATTAGTAGATAGAAAATTATCACTTGCAAAATGGTCAAGAAAGATAGAAAGAGTTATTAATTCATTTTTAAGAAAAATAGATACTGATAATTTAATTAACTCGATAATTTATAAAGATTGTAATAAAATTGATCAAATTAAAAATATATTTAAATATTCAAACTTAGTTTTTCTGCAAGGAGGACCAGGTACAGGTAAAACCACATTAATTATAAACTTAATAATAGAACTCATTCGAGTTGATAGCTTTTTAAATATTGGGTTGTCTGCTCCAACAGGTAAAGCTACAGCTCGTTTAAAAGAAGCTCTTAATTATAAAAAAAATATTACTTCTAGCAAATTTCAAGACCAAATAGAATTTCAAACTCTACATAGATGGATTTTAAATTCTCAAAATAAATCTCTTAAGTTGAAATTTAAACTAAAAGAACTTGATATTTTCATAATTGATGAAATGTCAATGGTTAATATCGATTTGATTGAATCAGTTTTAAGTTTACTGGCAAAGGACTGTAAAATTATTTTAGTTGGAGATAAAAATCAATTGTCTCCAGTAAATAACTGTTCTATCTGGAATTATTTGTTTGCATATTGTGAAAATAGTTCAATTAAATCTTGTGTAGTAAATTTAGAAAAAACTTACAGAAATACTGGAGATATAGCATTATTTAGTAGTTTAATATTTAATAATGATTATCGTTTAGTTAATCAAAAGATAAAAGAATTAGAAAAATATAACAAATCAAAAGAAGTTACTATTTTAAAAAGTAGAGAAAAAAATCTTCCAAAAAAACTATTTTTTTCGATTACAAGTCATCTAAATAATTTAAATCTTTTAACTTCAAATTTAAGTAAAAAAAAATATATATTTGATGAGGGTATCGATAATTTATTGCTTAATGAAAAAGATTTAGTAGATAAGATATTTCTGGATTTACAAAGTCACTTGATTTTATGTGAAAAAAATTCTGGAATATGGAGTGTTGAATATTTGAATGAAGTTATTTTTGGTCAAAAAAAACCTTATGATCTTAAAACTTTAAATGAGGGTGTTCCGATAATGTGTACAAAAAACAATAATGAACTTGGATTGTCAAATGGCGATATCGGTGTACTTATAGGTTTAAAAAAAGAAAGGAAATATCTTTTTAGAAAATTTAATGATAATAACGAACAAATTGTCACTTTAATTGATCCATCTAATTTAGAAAATGTTGTTCCAGCAATAGCCATTACTATTCATAAATCCCAAGGAAGTGAGTCTGAGAAAGTAAGCATATTGTGGTCACCAAAATATAGAAGAAATCAATTTGCTTTAAAAGAAAAAAAAGATAGTGAAAATATCTTTTGCAGAGATAATTTTGAAAAAAGGTTATTTTATACTGCTGTTACAAGAGCGAAAAAATTTCTAGAAATATATTATTTAAATTAA